In Phyllostomus discolor isolate MPI-MPIP mPhyDis1 chromosome 2, mPhyDis1.pri.v3, whole genome shotgun sequence, the following are encoded in one genomic region:
- the DDIT3 gene encoding DNA damage-inducible transcript 3 protein yields the protein MAAESLPFSFGTLSSWELEAWYEDLQEVLSSDENAGAYVSPPGNEEEESKTFTTLDPASLTWLTEEPGPAEVTGISQSPCSPDSTQSSLAQEEGEEDQGISRKRKRSGQSPARAGKQRMKDKEQENERKAAQLAEENERLKQEIERLTREVEATRRALIDRMVNLHQV from the exons ATGGCAGCCGAGTCTTTGCCTTTCTCCTTCGGGACACTGTCCAGCTGGGAACTGGAAGCATGGTATGAGGACCTGCAGGAAGTGTTGTCCTCAGATGAAAATGCAGGTGCCTATGTCTCACCCCCTGGAAATGAGGAG GAAGAATCAAAAACCTTTACCACTCTTGACCCTGCCTCTCTGACTTGGCTGACTGAGGAACCAGGACCAGCAGAAGTCACAGGCATCTCCCAGAGCCCTTGCTCTCCGGATTCCACTCAGAGCTCCCTGGctcaggaggagggagaagaagaccAAGGAATATCCAGGAAACGGAAACGAAGTGGTCAGTCCCCAGCCCGGGCTGGAAAGCAACGTATGAAggataaagagcaagaaaatgaaaggaaagcgGCACAGCTAGCTGAAGAGAATGAACGGCTCAAGCAGGAAATCGAGCGCCTGACCAGAGAAGTGGAGGCAACTCGCCGAGCTCTAATTGACCGAATGGTCAATCTGCACCAAGTATGA